The Oxobacter pfennigii region TTGCTGACCCCTATGATTTTTAATTGAAATGTGTAAAAATAGGCACGTCCTCAATTATTCTGCTATGGAGCCTTGATAAGCTGTATAACTAAAGGTTTATCGTATTTATTTGCCATTCCCGCTTAATCCAAATGATAATGATACCAAGCCTGTAGCGGACTTTCACCGCCGAGTCACCGCCTATGCCGGGCACACGTTAAAAAGGGGTGGTCGCAAACGACCACCCCTCGGATTACATCAGCCCGCAATGCGGGCTGAAAGCATATAGGTATCGTAGTCGGCGTCGGATTTGCAACAATGGAGTTGGGGTTATGATTTGCAGATTACTGCATTACCAAGGGTTACATAGGGGACATATGTATCAGTTGTATATCAACTGTAGTTTTTATAAATAGCCTATACCTTATTTAGTTGCATGGGACATAGGCTATTTCAATTCTTACCAAGTTTTTTGTTTTCCCTTTTTGTTATGCACTGAGAAAAAGTAAAACCCCTGAATGACTTTTAAACTCAATCCCTTACTTTTTGGTCCCAGGAAAATTATTCTTTATTGGTTGAGTGTAATCCCAACTTAACAATTTGATATGGTATTTATTAAACAATTCGTCTGCCCGTATAATACCATCCCTGATACTTCCATCAGCATATTTTTCAAAATATCTTGCATTGGGAAAACTATGTGTATATGTTACTCCTTCATTCATATCGCCCATATAATATTGAGCAGAACCCGGGTAATAATATATTTCTTTTTTATCATCAACTTTCAACAACAGTATTTTTTGATTTCCGCTAGCTAAATGCTCCTTCCATTCGCGATATTTCCCCCGTCCCTCATCCATTCCAACTCCGTCATATTTACAAATCAAAGTGTCTTCAATTACTTTCTTTTCCCCGTTAATCTCATAAACTAGGCGAAATGGAAATTCGCTGTATATGATTTCAGGTTTAGGCGGATTTGGCAACAAGGAAATCCCCAAACCTATCATAACCCAAGGCAAAACAGTAATGCTTGCTATTATTACAACAATAGCTATCAACATTATAATAACAACAACTGAAAAAGTGTTTTTCTTCAATTATACCCTGCCTCCTTAAGCGCTTCTTTGACTGCGCTCATCATATGATTCATTATCCTTTGAATTTTGTTTGTTTGCCAAAGCTGATACCAATTTCCCCCGTACTGTTGAGGTAAATACACCGCCTTGCCTATGGGTTTACTGAACCCTCCCTCTGTGGCATTTAATGCATCGCCTTTTACAATGAATGCAGTCATGTTGGCAGTATAATTCGAAGAATCTAGCCCGTATGCGCTCGGATTAACGGTTGCAGGATTGAATATGATACTATTTTTGTTTCTTGATAATGCATTTGCAGCTGCTTCTGCTCCTCCTTTCGAGTGTCCAACCATAGTTATCTCATAGCCTGAATGATTATCAACAAATTCATTCGATTTTTTAATTGATACTTTCATATCAGCTGATAAACCAAATAGCTGTTGAAAATTATTTTTCCAGTCACTCACATTAGTAGGCGTTGTACCTTTATTAACCAGTGCATACTCAGTTGTTCCATCATCCTTTACCCTTGAATAAACTCCCATTTTCATGTTATCTCCGTCTGTTATTATATCTTCAAATTTCCACCCGCCCGAAAGTATGTATTCTTTTCCTTTTTCGGCAGTATAAATATTTTCAGCCATAAACGCAGCTTCTATTGGTGTTGGAATATGTCCACTTGGGTCAAAAAAGTTAATAGGATTATTATAGCAGTACACGTAGAGGTTAAGACTCAATGGGTCTTTTGCTTCTCCGGGATAACTATCTTCTGAAATAAAGCGTCCAATATTCGGGTCATAATACCTGGCCCTGAGATAATACAAGCCTGTTTCATCGTCAAGATACTCACCGGCATAACGGAAGGGATTATCTACTTTCTCAACTTCCTGCTGCCATACGTCGGTGAATCTGCTGTTGCCGAAGGAATTGCTGCTATTTACCTCTTCCATGCCATATGGGTCATAGGTGTAATCCTTGATTACATCACTGTTTTCATTGAGCAGCTTCACTACATCCCCATGGGTATTATGAAGGTAGCTATAAATTCCGGCATCCGTTTCCCTATATATCAGCCTGTTTCCCCTGATATTCTTTGCAGTGACTTCGTTATTGCTTGTTTCGAGCAATATATTCCCGCGGTCATAGTAATAGCTTATAACCTCGTCGTCAAAACCCTTTGCTGCCCTTAAACCATCACCGTTGTATATATACTCAGCAATTCTGTCATCAGGGGTTATAACCTTCTCAAGCTGGTTATATCCGTTGAATATATACTCGAACTTTTTATTTGCAGCAAGGTTTCCGCTATGCTTTACTGCTTCTTCTTTTGTTTTTAGATTTCCTTCAAGGTCATAGGAGAATCTTTGCTCTACATTCCGGTCACCCTCTGCGGTCTCCGTTAAAAGAAGCCTGCTGTTCCTGTCATATAAATAGGAAGTTTCCGATATTTTATTGCCCTTTACTTCAACAGCCCCTGATATGTTGCTTAAGTCGTCATACCTATAATCTATCACTCCGTCATCAGAAAGTAAAACAGTCTTAAGCCTGGATAGGGGGTCGTAATAATATTTTGTTACAACACCGTTTTCATCCTTTTCAACCTGGTTGCCCCTTTGGTCGTAGGAGTATCTGAATGAGTCAAGGATGGTATCTCCGGATACATGGCTCATGCTTTTTATGCTGCCGGAATTATAGTAGCTGTAGTCTGTACTTATGCCGGTAATGCCGTCATGCTCTTCAACCAGCCTGCCTATGGCATCGTACCTGTAGCTATAGTTTCTGCCCTTTTCATTTACCCGGATTAATCTCCCGTTTTTATCATATCCATTTTGGATATTTACGTGCTCAAGGCTTCCCTGTAAGACCTTTATTCCTGTTATCCTGTCGGTACTGTCGTACTCGTAGTACTGGTTAATGCTGCCTTCATATTTTGTCTGCACAAGCCTGCCTAAAGAGTCATACTCATTAACTGTTGTACCAGAAGAATCCGACATCTTTACCCTGTTACCAAGGAGATCATATGTTACCTGTACCGCATTTTCTTTGCCGTCCTTGCTGTTTTCCTTATATATAACCCTGTTTAGCCCGTCATATCTGTATGAAGTTACAACGCCGTTCCTGTCCGTTTCTGAAACCAGGTTGCCGTTGTTGTCATATTCATACAAGGTCTCTCTGACTTCAGGGTCCTTTGTCAGCTCAAGCCTTCCTAATTCATCGTACGCATATGTTTCTTCCGAGTAATCAGAATCATTCCAGCTGTTCAGCCCCTTCTTTATGTTTTCAATATTCCCCTCTTTGTCATACTCCACCTTTGTGATGTTTGACGTATCGGAGTCAATGACCTTTTGCACATAAGTTTTCTCAATAGTAAGGAAGGTCACAACAGCCGGAGCTGTGTGATCCATGTTCGTAACACTAATCAATAATATCTGCGATATACAGTGGAACATTATCCGCTAATTTGTTCTGTAAGCATTCCATATGACAGAACAACTGTTGTTCCTGCTGTAAATCTCGTTCTTTATCCCAATTTGATACTACAAGAAGTGCTGTAATATCAATTTGATTAGATTCTATTTTGTCCCCACAAAAGCAGCATTGATATTTCTGATTGCTCATTTACTCGATACCTCACTTCCATCCATAGTTTTTACTTAATCTGTCTAACGAGTTTTAGTTTTAATATATCAGCCATATAAACCCATTTCAAGCGGGAATGGATGGTCTGACATCCTTAATATGGTAATCTCCATATACTCCCCTTGCAGCAGACAGTAAAAAAAAGAGGCAGATAAAAATCTGCCCCGTTAGCTACATTCTGAGCTGGCCACCCAGCTTTTGTTCAATTGTCTTTATAATCTGGTCGTGGACTTTGTTTACTTCGTCGTCGGTAAGGGTTTTGTTTTCCGACCTGTAAGTAATAGAGTATGCCACGCTCTTTTTATTTTCGGGAATCTGCTTGCCCTTGTATACGTCAAAGAGCTTTATGCTTTCAACTAGCTCTCCGCCTTTTGCTTTAACTATTTCCTCAATCTGACCTACCATCACTTCGTCAGGGATTAAAAGCGCCATATCCCTTTCGACGGCAGGATATTTAGGCAGTGACTTGAACTTCCTTTCAAGCTCGCAATTGGCTAATATCATATCGTAATCCAGTTCGCATATATATACGCTGACAGGTATATCGTATCTTTCCTGAATATCCGGGTGGATTTCGCCTACGACTCCAACTTCCTTGTTCTTTATGAGAATCTTCGCTGTCTTTCCCGAATGGAAGGTGGGATTTTCGGATTCCCTTACAAAATCGTATTTGCTTATGCCAAGCTCTTTAAAGAGAAGCTCTATTACTCCCTTTATGTCGTAGAAATCAACGCTGCCGTACATACCCATGCAAAGCATCTTCTTTTCATTGGGAAGCTTTGCAGTTTTGTCTTCAAGGGGCAAGTAGACTCTTCCTATTTCAAAGAACTGCCCGTTTTCAATCTTCCTGCTGTAGTTTCTGCTTATAACTTCCATCATGCTGGGAATTACTGTAGTCCTCATTATGCTCATTTCTTCGCCTAATGGGTTTAATATGCGGACCACATTCCTCAAGCTGCTGTCTTCTGGTATATTAACTTTATCAAAATTGGTTTCGCTGACAAAGGAATAGGTTATTGCCTCATAAAGTCCGGCAGCTGCTAAAACAGTCTTTGTCCTGTCTTCAATTTTCTGCTCTTCGTTTTTGCCGCCCTGGGTAGTTTCACCTCTTATAAGGGTGGTCTTGATATTATCATAACCATAAATCCTTGCAATCTCTTCGGCGATGTCAACCTCAAGCTCCAGATCGCTTCTGAATGTTGGTATTTTAGCCTTCAGAACATCTCCTGGAATGACTTCAATGTCAAGGGAATGAAGGATTTTTATCATATCATCGCCGGATATATCGGTACCCAGGAATTTATTAATCCTCTCAATGCTAATATCTATTGTCCAGGGCTCTAATTTATTGTCATATTTATCGATTGCGCCTCCTACAACTTCTCCTGCGTCCAGTTCTGCAACCAGCTCTACCGCCCTGTTTACGGCGCTTATTGCAACATTGGGATCTATGCCCTTTTCAAACCTTGATGAAGCCTCTGTCCTGAAGCCTAGTGTCTTGGCCGTTAATCTTATGGAGGTACCGTTGAAATTTGCTGCTTCAAAGAGAATGGAAGTAGTGCTATCTTTAACTTCGGAATTTTCTCCTCCCATTACTCCGGCAACGCCTAAGGCTTTTTTAGCATCTGTAATTAAAAGCATTGAATCATCAAGAGTCTTTTCTTTTCCGTCAAGAGTTGTTATCTTTTCTCCCTTTTTTGCCCTTCTTACGATAATCTTTTTGCCTTCAATGGTATCATAATCGAAGGCATGAAGGGGCTGGCCGTATTCCAGCATTACGTAGTTTGTGATATCAACTATATTGCTTATAGGCCTTACTCCCGCTTCAATAAGCCTTTCCTTAAGCCATTCGGGAGACTCTTTTATTTTTACGTTTTTAACCAGCCTTGCAACATATCTTGGACATAGGTCTTTATCGGCAACTTCAATTTCGATATATTTGTTTATATCCCCGCTGTTTTCAGTAACCTTAATCTCAGGTATTTTTAACTCCCTGTTAAAGGTTGCCGAGGCCTCCCTTGCCATACCGATAATACTTAAGCAGTCCGGCCTGTTGGATGTTATTTCAAAATCTATAATTACGCTGTTTAAGCCTAGGATTTCCTTTATATCCACTCCGAGGGGAGTATTTTCAGGGAGTATGTGTATCCCGTGAACGGCATCCTTTATTTCAAGTCCTAATTCTGTGGCAGAACACATCATGCCGTTGGATTCAACGCCCCTTAGCTTGCCTTTTTTGATTTTTACTCCGCCGGGCAAAGTTGAACCGTGAAGGGCAACGGGAACAATATCCCCCTCCTTCATGTTATCGGCGCCTGTTACAATCTGTATACTTTCACCGCCTGCGTTTAGCTGGCAGACCACCAGCTTGTCGGCATCGGGGTGCCTGTCAACTTTCAATACCTTCGCCGTAACAACATTGGTTATTTCTTTTCCTGTTTCTATTACTTCTTCAACCTTTGAACCCGACATGGTCATTTCATCTGCAAAAACCTCCGGGTTTATGTCATTTATCTTAACATAGCTGTTGAGCCATTTTAATGGTACAAGCATCAGTAACCCTCCTTAAAACTGTTTTAAAAATCTCACATCATTTTCGTAGAATAGCCTTATATCATCAATACCGTATTTAATAAGGGCTATTCTTTCCAACCCCACACCGAAGGCAAAGCCGGTGTATTTTTTAGAATCGATGCCGCAGTTTTCAAGTACCTTCACATGAACCATGCCGGAACCCAATATCTCAATCCAGCCTGTTCCTTTACACAACCTGCAGCCCCTTCCCTTGCACAGTACACAGCTTACGTCCACCTCTGCGCTGGGCTCCGTAAAATTAAAATGGTGAGGCCTGAACTTGGTCCTGGTGTCTTCACCAAAGAGCTTTTTGGCAAATACATCCAGGGTACCTTTTAAGTCTCCCATAGTTATTCCCTCATCTACAACAAGGCCTTCAATCTGGTTAAATACCGGTGAATGGGAGGCATCGGGGGTGTCGGAACGATAAACCCTTCCAGGGACTATTATTCTAATTGGCGGCTTATGCTTTTCCATATGCCTTGCCTGCATTGGTGAAGTATGAGTCCTTAAAACCACATCGTCATTTATATAGAAGGTATCCTGTACATCCCTTGCAGGATGGTTTTTAGGAATATTCATAGCTTCGAAATTATAATAATCCAATTCTACCTCAGGGCCTTCAACTATTGAAAAGCCCATGCCGTTGAATATATCCTTAACCTCATCCAAGACCAGCGTGAGAGGATGCTTTGAACCCATGGTTCTTACTCTTCCCGGCATGGATATATCTATAATTTCGCTTTTCATCTTTTCATTTTTTTCTTTAGTCTTAAGGGCATCAAAGGCCTGATCCAAAAGTGCCTCTATATCAACCCTTACTTCGTTTGCCAGCTTGCCTATAATTGGGCGCTCCTCATTGGACAGGGAGCCCATCCCCCTTAATATTGAAGTTAAACTGCCCTTTTTTCCTAAGTATTTAACTCTTACGGAATCTAATTCAGCAGTGTTCGATGCAGTTTTTATATCTGCTGCTGCTTCATTTTTTATTTGCATCAGTTGTTCTCTCATGATAAACTCCTTTCCGGTTTCTAAATAAAATAAATAAAACCTCCGTCCACTAAAGGGACGGAGGTTAATCCGCGGTACCACCCAATTTGGTAAAACCCACTTAAATCTTTAACGGAAAACCCGTCAGGCTCTACTTAATTTCAAGCCCGAAGTTCAGGAGCGAACTTTCATATCCCCTTATTCTTAAGATGCTCTCAATCCATGGCATCTATTCCCTGTAGAAAGAAAAATATTACTCTTCTCCGTCATCACTGCAGAATATATGAAATTATATGAATTCTTCTAAGAATATGCTTATTATAACATTTTAACCATTTTTGTCAATATCCATCCTCTGGCGTGCTATTTCAAACATAACTATGCCGGCAGACACCGACGCATTCAGCGATTCTGCCCGGCCCGGCATGGGAATTTTAATTAATTTATCTGCTTTATTCAATAAGACTGCTTCCACTCCATTTGCTTCATTGCCTATTATTACAGCCGTTTTTCCTCTGTAGTTTTCATCATAATAAAAAGACTTTGCATCAAGGCTTGTTGCATATATTAAAAAGCCTGATTTTTTCATCCGTTCTGCTGCCCCGTTAATATCATTTGATAGGATTATCGGAATATGAAATATTGAGCCCATGGTGGAACGCAGCACCTTTGGTGAATAGGGGTCAACGCTTCCATTGGATAAAACTATTAAGTCAGCTCCGGCGGCATCAGCAGTTCTTATTATAGTACCCATATTGCCAGGGTCCTGAATTCTGTCGGCAACAATTGTATAATTTGAATTTAAAAAAAGCAAGTCTTCATCATAATGCTTTTGCTTTACAACCGCAGCTATGCCCTGGGGAGTCTCGGTATCGCATATGTCCTTCATTAATTTATCCTCTGCTGCATATACTGTTATTCCTTTATCCTTCAGGTTTTTTATTAAAATTTCAGCCCTGTCCCCTTTTAATTCATGGGAGCATATGCAGTATTTTATATCGGCATTGGAAATTAAGGCCTCTTCAATAAACCGTATGCCTTCTATGAGAAATTCGCCATTTTCCAGGCGGGTCTTTTTATTTTTAAGCTTTCTTATATATTTTAAAATCTGATTATCCTTGCTTTTTATGATTTCCATAATAACTCATCCTTCCGGAAAATCATGATTATAGAAAAATAGAGTGTATATCACACCCTATTCTGTTTTTACTTTCTCGATTTTATTCAATTCTTCTGTTCCGCCTATTACCACCAAAATATCGCCGTCATTTATTATATCCTCGGCAGAAGGCGATATATTTATCTCGGAACCTCTTTTTATCGCCATTACGTTTATACCATAGTTAGCCCGCATATTAAGTTCTTTTAGAGTTTTGCCAACCCATTGAGATATTACGGCAATTTCAACTATACTGTAATCCGGCGATAATTCTATGTAATCAAGTATATTGGATGATACCAGATTATGTGCAACACGGACTCCCATGTCCCTTTCGGGAAATACCACCCTGTCGGCGCCAATCCTGTATAAGACCTTTGCATGAAGCTCATTTTGTGCTTTTGCAATAACATATTTGACACCCAGTTCTTTTGCTAGAAGGGTAATCATTATGCTTGACTGTATATCTACTCCGATTGCTATGACCGCAACATCAAAATTTCTTATTCCAAGGGCTCTTAGAGCGTTTTCATCCGTAGCGTCTGCCTGAACGGCATGGGTCACACTGTCTGAAATACTCTGCACATTATCCTCGGACTGGTCTATGGCTAAAACATCATTGCCAAGTGCATACAATGTTTTTGCAACACTGGTTCCAAATCGTCCTAATCCAATGACAACATACTGTTTTGAACTCATTTTAATTCCTCCTATCCTACAAGTACTCTATCCTCAGGATATTTAACAGCTGCAGCATTTTTAAGCTGTTTTTTGGCCAGTGCCAATGTCAAGGTGAGTGGACCGACTCTGCCTGCATACATAGTAAGCAGTATTATAATCTTGCCGATGGCAGTGAGCTCAGGTGTTAAACCCAATGATAATCCTACTGTACCAAAGGCAGAAACAGATTCATAGATTATTTCCATAAATTCCGCGCCCTTTTCCGTTATAGAAAGTATTATAACATTAAATACAACCAGTGCAAGGCTTATTACTGCAATTGCAAGGGCTCTTAAAACTATTGCCCTGGACAACCTCTTTCCGAATATTTCGGTATCCTCCCTGCCTTTTATGACAGATATTATAGTAAGAATTATAGCGGCTGCAGTCGTAGTTTTTATTCCTCCGCCTGTAGAACCCGGTGATGCTCCGATAAACATAAGTATTATGGTTATAAACTTGGATGCGGTTGTCATGGATGCAAGATCTATAGTATTAAATCCTGCAGTTCTGGGCGTTACAGCAGAAAACAAAGCAGCTATAATCTTTTTCATAAATGACATTGACCCTAATGTACCGGGATTATTGTATTCCAGCAGAAAAAATATAATGGTGCCGAGGACAAACAATACGAGGGTAGTCAAAAGTACTACCTTGGAATGTAGGGAGAACTTTTTAAATTCCTTTTTCCTATATATATCTGAGTGAACTACAAACCCCATACCACCTATAATAATAAGACTCATAATTGTAAAATTAATAATTATACTCCCTTGAAAAGGGACTAGGCTTTGAAAATTGCCTATGAGGTCAAAACCGGCATTGCAATAAGCAGAAATAGAATGAAAAATACTGAAATATATTCCTTTTCCCAATCCATATACGGGTATAAATTTAACTGCCAGAAGTAGTGCTCCTATTCCTTCTATTGTGAAAGTAAAAATAAGCACGTATCTTGCCAGCTTAACCAGTCCCTGTATGGAAAAGGAATTCATAGCCTCCTGCATGACCAGCCTTTCTTTCAAAGTAATTTTTTTACCTACAATAAAAGCGATGAGGGTTGCAAAGGACATAAACCCTAAGCCCCCAATCTGTATTAAAAGCAATATAACTATCTGTCCGAAAACACTCCAATATGTACCCGTATCCACAACAACAAGTCCTGTAACGCATACGGCCGACGTTGCAGTAAACAATGCCGTAAGAAAGGAAGTGCTTTCTCCCTTTGCAGAAGAAACGGGAAGAGTCAAAAGTACAGCGCCTAAAAGAATAAGCAATGCAAATCCTATTGAGAGAATTTGTACCGGTTTCAGCCTTTTAAATACTGACATACTTTTACTCTTTTCCATAATTTCATCCCCTGTCTTTAAATCAAAAATTGCGTTTTGCTTATATTATTCCATAAATATAAACCTTAATGTATAGACATATCTACAAA contains the following coding sequences:
- a CDS encoding RHS repeat domain-containing protein; this encodes MDHTAPAVVTFLTIEKTYVQKVIDSDTSNITKVEYDKEGNIENIKKGLNSWNDSDYSEETYAYDELGRLELTKDPEVRETLYEYDNNGNLVSETDRNGVVTSYRYDGLNRVIYKENSKDGKENAVQVTYDLLGNRVKMSDSSGTTVNEYDSLGRLVQTKYEGSINQYYEYDSTDRITGIKVLQGSLEHVNIQNGYDKNGRLIRVNEKGRNYSYRYDAIGRLVEEHDGITGISTDYSYYNSGSIKSMSHVSGDTILDSFRYSYDQRGNQVEKDENGVVTKYYYDPLSRLKTVLLSDDGVIDYRYDDLSNISGAVEVKGNKISETSYLYDRNSRLLLTETAEGDRNVEQRFSYDLEGNLKTKEEAVKHSGNLAANKKFEYIFNGYNQLEKVITPDDRIAEYIYNGDGLRAAKGFDDEVISYYYDRGNILLETSNNEVTAKNIRGNRLIYRETDAGIYSYLHNTHGDVVKLLNENSDVIKDYTYDPYGMEEVNSSNSFGNSRFTDVWQQEVEKVDNPFRYAGEYLDDETGLYYLRARYYDPNIGRFISEDSYPGEAKDPLSLNLYVYCYNNPINFFDPSGHIPTPIEAAFMAENIYTAEKGKEYILSGGWKFEDIITDGDNMKMGVYSRVKDDGTTEYALVNKGTTPTNVSDWKNNFQQLFGLSADMKVSIKKSNEFVDNHSGYEITMVGHSKGGAEAAANALSRNKNSIIFNPATVNPSAYGLDSSNYTANMTAFIVKGDALNATEGGFSKPIGKAVYLPQQYGGNWYQLWQTNKIQRIMNHMMSAVKEALKEAGYN
- the pheT gene encoding phenylalanine--tRNA ligase subunit beta, which codes for MLVPLKWLNSYVKINDINPEVFADEMTMSGSKVEEVIETGKEITNVVTAKVLKVDRHPDADKLVVCQLNAGGESIQIVTGADNMKEGDIVPVALHGSTLPGGVKIKKGKLRGVESNGMMCSATELGLEIKDAVHGIHILPENTPLGVDIKEILGLNSVIIDFEITSNRPDCLSIIGMAREASATFNRELKIPEIKVTENSGDINKYIEIEVADKDLCPRYVARLVKNVKIKESPEWLKERLIEAGVRPISNIVDITNYVMLEYGQPLHAFDYDTIEGKKIIVRRAKKGEKITTLDGKEKTLDDSMLLITDAKKALGVAGVMGGENSEVKDSTTSILFEAANFNGTSIRLTAKTLGFRTEASSRFEKGIDPNVAISAVNRAVELVAELDAGEVVGGAIDKYDNKLEPWTIDISIERINKFLGTDISGDDMIKILHSLDIEVIPGDVLKAKIPTFRSDLELEVDIAEEIARIYGYDNIKTTLIRGETTQGGKNEEQKIEDRTKTVLAAAGLYEAITYSFVSETNFDKVNIPEDSSLRNVVRILNPLGEEMSIMRTTVIPSMMEVISRNYSRKIENGQFFEIGRVYLPLEDKTAKLPNEKKMLCMGMYGSVDFYDIKGVIELLFKELGISKYDFVRESENPTFHSGKTAKILIKNKEVGVVGEIHPDIQERYDIPVSVYICELDYDMILANCELERKFKSLPKYPAVERDMALLIPDEVMVGQIEEIVKAKGGELVESIKLFDVYKGKQIPENKKSVAYSITYRSENKTLTDDEVNKVHDQIIKTIEQKLGGQLRM
- the pheS gene encoding phenylalanine--tRNA ligase subunit alpha; translated protein: MREQLMQIKNEAAADIKTASNTAELDSVRVKYLGKKGSLTSILRGMGSLSNEERPIIGKLANEVRVDIEALLDQAFDALKTKEKNEKMKSEIIDISMPGRVRTMGSKHPLTLVLDEVKDIFNGMGFSIVEGPEVELDYYNFEAMNIPKNHPARDVQDTFYINDDVVLRTHTSPMQARHMEKHKPPIRIIVPGRVYRSDTPDASHSPVFNQIEGLVVDEGITMGDLKGTLDVFAKKLFGEDTRTKFRPHHFNFTEPSAEVDVSCVLCKGRGCRLCKGTGWIEILGSGMVHVKVLENCGIDSKKYTGFAFGVGLERIALIKYGIDDIRLFYENDVRFLKQF
- the rlmB gene encoding 23S rRNA (guanosine(2251)-2'-O)-methyltransferase RlmB; the protein is MEIIKSKDNQILKYIRKLKNKKTRLENGEFLIEGIRFIEEALISNADIKYCICSHELKGDRAEILIKNLKDKGITVYAAEDKLMKDICDTETPQGIAAVVKQKHYDEDLLFLNSNYTIVADRIQDPGNMGTIIRTADAAGADLIVLSNGSVDPYSPKVLRSTMGSIFHIPIILSNDINGAAERMKKSGFLIYATSLDAKSFYYDENYRGKTAVIIGNEANGVEAVLLNKADKLIKIPMPGRAESLNASVSAGIVMFEIARQRMDIDKNG
- a CDS encoding potassium channel family protein; its protein translation is MSSKQYVVIGLGRFGTSVAKTLYALGNDVLAIDQSEDNVQSISDSVTHAVQADATDENALRALGIRNFDVAVIAIGVDIQSSIMITLLAKELGVKYVIAKAQNELHAKVLYRIGADRVVFPERDMGVRVAHNLVSSNILDYIELSPDYSIVEIAVISQWVGKTLKELNMRANYGINVMAIKRGSEINISPSAEDIINDGDILVVIGGTEELNKIEKVKTE
- a CDS encoding TrkH family potassium uptake protein produces the protein MEKSKSMSVFKRLKPVQILSIGFALLILLGAVLLTLPVSSAKGESTSFLTALFTATSAVCVTGLVVVDTGTYWSVFGQIVILLLIQIGGLGFMSFATLIAFIVGKKITLKERLVMQEAMNSFSIQGLVKLARYVLIFTFTIEGIGALLLAVKFIPVYGLGKGIYFSIFHSISAYCNAGFDLIGNFQSLVPFQGSIIINFTIMSLIIIGGMGFVVHSDIYRKKEFKKFSLHSKVVLLTTLVLFVLGTIIFFLLEYNNPGTLGSMSFMKKIIAALFSAVTPRTAGFNTIDLASMTTASKFITIILMFIGASPGSTGGGIKTTTAAAIILTIISVIKGREDTEIFGKRLSRAIVLRALAIAVISLALVVFNVIILSITEKGAEFMEIIYESVSAFGTVGLSLGLTPELTAIGKIIILLTMYAGRVGPLTLTLALAKKQLKNAAAVKYPEDRVLVG